A genomic stretch from Telopea speciosissima isolate NSW1024214 ecotype Mountain lineage chromosome 7, Tspe_v1, whole genome shotgun sequence includes:
- the LOC122668204 gene encoding 1-aminocyclopropane-1-carboxylate oxidase 5-like translates to MAIPVIDFSKLDDGEERSKTLSQIANGCEEWGFFQLVNHGISEELLERVKKVCSECYKLEREETFKNSKPVKMLNDLVEGKSNEKLENVDWEDVFTLLDDQDWPSESLEFKETMAEYRYELKKLAEKLMEVMDENLGLPKGYIKKALNGEDKAFFGTKVSHYPPCPHPELVNGLRAHTDAGGVILLFQDDKVKGLQILKNGEWIDVQAMPNSIVINTGDQIEVLSNGLYKSVWHRVLATPDGNRRSIASFYNPSFKATIAPAPELIKPEVTKEVAQVAYPEFVFGDYMSVYAEQKFLPKGPRFQAVGLLAGAM, encoded by the exons ATGGCGATTCCAGTGATTGACTTTTCAAAGCTTGATgatggagaggagaggagtAAGACATTGTCTCAGATCGCAAATGGGTGCGAGGAATGGGGATTCTTCCAG CTGGTGAACCATGGGATCTCGGAGGAGCTCTTGGAGAGGGTCAAGAAGGTGTGTTCTGAGTGCTACAagctggaaagagaagaaactttcAAGAACTCAAAGCCTGTGAAGATGTTGAATGACTTGGTCGAAGGGAAGAGCAATGAGAAGTTGGAGAATGTGGACTGGGAAGATGTCTTCACTCTTCTAGATGACCAAGACTGGCCATCCGAATCACTCGAATTCAA GGAAACCATGGCTGAATACCGAtatgaattgaagaaattggcTGAGAAATTGATGGAAGTAATGGATGAGAATCTAGGGTTACCCAAAGGTTACATTAAGAAAGCACTCAATGGTGAAGATAAGGCCTTCTTTGGGACCAAGGTCAGCCATTACCCACCTTGCCCTCATCCTGAGCTTGTGAATGGCCTTCGCGCCCACACAGATGCTGGAGGTGTTATCCTACTCTTCCAGGATGACAAGGTGAAAGGCCTTCAAATCCTCAAGAATGGAGAATGGATTGATGTGCAAGCAATGCCAAATTCAATTGTCATCAACACAGGAGATCAGATTGAGGTCCTGAGTAATGGGTTATATAAGAGTGTCTGGCATCGTGTATTGGCCACCCCAGATGGTAACAGAAGATCCATAGCATCTTTCTATAACCCTTCTTTTAAGGCAACCATAGCTCCTGCACCTGAACTAATCAAACCTGAAGTGACAAAAGAAGTTGCCCAAGTTGCTTACCCAGAGTTTGTTTTTGGTGATTATATGTCTGTTTATGCTGAACAGAAGTTCCTTCCCAAGGGACCAAGGTTCCAAGCTGTTGGACTTCTTGCTGGGGCCATGTAA